A stretch of Pomacea canaliculata isolate SZHN2017 linkage group LG6, ASM307304v1, whole genome shotgun sequence DNA encodes these proteins:
- the LOC112565620 gene encoding cell wall protein RBR3-like — translation MNFPWDSLPKDWTTAVKLREISKRRREERNSSSGNWSGSSNRQSLDSARSSTLPSSTSQHSLGRDSGRDSPSLDDRSGTDTSTPTDKTTQDCLLSTFAPLKSFSAKDGTRDTEEWLRSLAQRAACREDATADITASLSCLSLLTRQNIQELDSMSTGLQRPPKMDDEVSSVYSLDQEGFYTSFHNDSGLRRSTNMLLEGEDDTHLNLVKEAHSSMLSIGSNNTIDSVIFRPFGASGAETAQEPDSSPVASQSHDEKSKKVRPLPPPRCGSCLSGNSSDTSSKRTSPILESAAVRVTKTSGEQSNSESDQETVCARVRSKTRISPHTFPSWCLISDEDSTDSSSSHLNRQSPQDTASVSLSGSRSHEGAGPMNPLPQTGSSVAVEPSLQGEKALETGWKAVETGWKGSTLPRLYLESKVWEEDVQEQNNSWPRSRRSQHQQPTAGILKRDKSPAGTLKPKTLNFAPVVSYFDHQTPDGSEASLASSTLSSLDSSSDQSGNYQLAMPFPSPSNGISDGLVDPKYQPTITVKPGRSGDFRIRSQIIYPPTLVKATSTPMSNHYLPGMSSGVVESSEGSVTSSQSSIPSLSDCGRGGYLDMSRSLGNPSLDTLSSSSSAAFSDIDSSLTYVSSPNITPTNSVLRLDQDLSDTPTPVNSPSLERSANRTTSFSVNGTSSCSSVFSSKSGSGSPVVLDNGPVLHSCPPPLVQIRSDCGHTETSRIVQSKSTRSFHDLGIPEQSSGGWMAEKLAIRSRTNSLTMDSGFSSPTTPTTGLVDSQQQERVKRSSPQCGTWPSSHYSQLHNPQPLMTDAILAPEAEINSGENGRYVSARKHRTSNPPTHLSLGHTHEPLEASDGTTSFMASTPRTDSYRVAMNKDLNPQKHSLQSKHHPGRSFSSSDTCASSKNPHHPPRMTKTFSCPVGNLDDAVSRADSYRLAVRNTHGVLGELATRNTSYRMATREDDPMPEPNFRMDALNSWDRMQTKGGKDIRRMGITDVDQLKCYDDGTNFSRLSMSSVTNKGFAGINSSRKKMKQEAHSLLRNDKTPSPDLKLPPKSGKSSKDKTRTQSSTYIRFDPIFEDKDDLYTSTHSLRTQSVEMLVSENGFLMSDKIVSHMPPSRLKTSGNKKPADEKAVMSILDSIKTTIKSISSKNSADKDMWRYEGGI, via the exons GCAACTGGAGTGGCAGCAGCAACCGACAGTCTTTAGACTCTGCTCGCTCTTCCACGTTACCCTCCTCTACATCTCAGCACTCTTTAGGCCGAGATTCTGGTCGTGACTCTCCATCACTGGATGACAG aagtGGAACAGACACAAGTACCCCTACAGATAAGACAACCCAGGACTGTCTCTTGTCTACATTTGCACCACTCAAGTCATTCTCTGCCAAGGATGGTACACGGGATACAGAAGAGTGGCTGCGTTCGCTAGCGCAACGAGCAGCATGCAGAGAAGATGCTACAGCTGACATTACCGCATCACTTTCATGCCTGTCTTTGTTGACACGCCAGAACATTCAGGAGCTAGACAGTATGTCTACTGGCTTGCAGCGTCCTCCAAAAATGGATGACGAGGTCTCCTCTGTGTACTCTTTGGACCAAGAGGGTTTTTACACATCTTTTCACAACGACAGTGGTTTGAGGCGTAGCACTAACATGCTCCTAGAAGGTGAAGATGATACTCACTTGAACCTTGTTAAAGAAGCACACAGTAGCATGCTTAGTATAGGAAGTAATAATACAATTGACAGTGTGATTTTCCGTCCTTTTGGTGCTAGTGGAGCTGAGACTGCTCAAGAACCTGACAGTAGTCCTGTGGCTTCCCAGTCCCATGATGAGAAAAGCAAAAAAGTGCGTCCCCTACCTCCTCCACGTTGTGGAAGTTGTTTAAGTGGCAATTCATCAGATACAAGTTCAAAAAGAACCAGTCCCATTCTTGAATCTGCTGCTGTCAGGGTCACAAAGACCAGTGGTGAACAGTCGAATTCTGAATCGGACCAGGAAACAGTTTGTGCTCGTGTGAGGTCCAAGACACGCATTTCCCCACACACGTTTCCCTCATGGTGTTTAATTAGTGACGAAGATAGCACTGACAGTTCCAGCTCTCACCTTAACCGGCAAAGCCCTCAAGATACtgcttctgtttctctttcGGGAAGCAGGTCACATGAGGGTGCTGGACCCATGAACCCTCTCCCCCAGACTGGCTCCTCTGTTGCCGTGGAGCCAAGTCTACAAGGGGAGAAGGCTTTAGAAACTGGATGGAAGGCTGTAGAAACAGGGTGGAAGGGTAGTACATTACCACGACTTTACCTGGAGTCCAAAGTATGGGAGGAAGATGTGCAGGAACAGAACAACTCGTGGCCCCGATCTAGACGCTCACAGCATCAACAGCCCACAGCAGGCATTTTGAAAAGAGACAAATCCCCTGCCGGCACTTTAAAGCctaaaactttaaactttgCACCAGTGGTAAGCTATTTTGATCACCAGACACCAGATGGTTCTGAAGCATCATTGGCATCATCGACCTTGTCGTCCCTGGACAGCAGCAGCGACCAATCTGGCAATTATCAACTTGCCATGCCTTTCCCGTCTCCATCCAATGGCATTTCAGATGGTCTGGTGGATCCTAAGTACCAGCCCACAATAACAGTCAAACCAGGGAGGTCAGGTGACTTCAGAATTAGATCACAAATAATCTATCCTCCTACCCTCGTTAAAGCAACGTCTACTCCTATGAGCAATCATTATCTTCCAGGAATGTCATCGGGTGTGGTGGAGTCTTCTGAGGGCTCAGTCACAAGCAGCCAGTCATCCATACCTTCATTGTCAGATTGTGGCCGTGGTGGTTATTTAGACATGAGCAGGAGTCTGGGGAATCCTTCTCTGGACACTTTAAGCTCAAGTAGCTCAGCTGCCTTTTCAGACATCGACTCCAGCCTGACCTATGTCTCCAGTCCCAACATTACCCCCACCAACTCTGTGCTCAGGCTTGACCAAGATTTATCAGATACCCCTACCCCTGTCAACTCTCCAAGCCTCGAGCGAAGTGCAAACAGGACAACCTCATTTTCTGTGAATGGTACTTCAAGTTGTAGCTCTGTATTCTCCTCAAAATCAGGGTCAGGTTCTCCAGTTGTGCTGGACAATGGACCAGTGCTTCATTCATGCCCTCCACCTTTAGTGCAGATAAGATCTGACTGTGGCCACACAGAGACATCTAGAATTGTGCAAAGCAAATCTACAAGGAGTTTTCATGACTTGGGAATCCCTGAGCAATCATCTGGTGGGTGGATGGCAGAGAAACTTGCAATTAGGTCACGAACTAATTCTTTGACAATGGACAGTGGCTTCAGCTCGCCAACCACTCCAACAACAGGATTAGTGGATTCACAGCAGCAAGAACGTGTTAAACGATCTTCTCCTCAGTGTGGAACTTGGCCAAGCTCACATTACTCACAGCTTCACAATCCACAACCTCTAATGACTGATGCAATACTGGCACCTGAAGCAGAAATTAATAGTGGAGAGAATGGAAGATATGTAAGTGCTAGAAAGCATAGAACATCCAATCCACCAACACATCTTTCCTTGGGTCACACACATGAGCCTCTGGAAGCTTCTGATGGTACCACGTCTTTTATGGCTTCCACACCAAGGACAGATTCTTACCGTGTTGCTATGAATAAGGATTTAAACCCACAAAAGCATAGCCTTCAAAGTAAACATCACCCAGGAAGATCTTTTTCATCAAGTGATACGTGTGCTTCCAGCAAGAACCCACACCATCCTCCTCGCATGACAAAAACTTTCTCCTGCCCTGTTGGCAACCTTGACGATGCAGTCAGCAGGGCGGACTCTTATCGTTTAGCAGTACGCAACACACATGGTGTTTTGGGAGAACTTGCCACACGTAATACCTCTTATCGTATGGCCACTCGAGAAGATGATCCCATGCCTGAACCAAATTTCAGAATGGATGCACTTAATTCTTGGGACAGAATGCAGACCAAAGGTGGCAAGGACATTCGCAGAATGGGAATTACGGATGTGGACCAGCTGAAGTGCTATGATGATGGTACTAATTTTAGCAGACTTTCCATGTCATCAGTCACTAACAAAGGGTTTGCTGGCATCAACTCTTCTcgtaagaaaatgaaacaagagGCTCATAGCCTATTGCGGAACGATAAAACACCCTCACCTGACTTGAAACTGCCTCCAAAGTCTGGGAAGAGCAGCAAAGATAAGACCAGAACCCAGTCATCCACCTACATTCGTTTTGACCCCATCTTTGAAGACAAAGATGACTTGTACACTTCTACTCACAGTCTACGCACACAGTCTGTAGAAATGCTGGTGTCTGAGAATGGATTTTTAATGAGTGATAAAATTGTCAGCCACATGCCACCAAGCAGACTAAAAACGAGTGGAAATAAGAAGCCAGCAGATGAGAAAGCCGTCATGTCCATTCTGGATAGCATAAAGACTACTATTAAATCTATATCCAGCAAGAATTCAGCGGACAAAGATATGTGGCGATATGAAGGAGGCATTTAA
- the LOC112565622 gene encoding membrane-bound transcription factor site-2 protease-like yields the protein MLSSVWIALLLGFWSTLYLIDVFLKSKKWSSRQYLHFLDKSGLSVSVCQLRWYSSMFNRCFLRMGQWRPGFLRLWFTAGVFFALVAMLLSVFLLSLLAFNTIRQKPVEQQVLTPVMPGVNLPASQVWYYMLTLLVCGILHEVGHAVAAVREQVRVNGFGIFMMIIYPGAFVDLSSEHLQVVSPLRQLRIYCAGVWHNFVIVIIAIIILLSLPVLLLPVYSQGHAVAITGVEENSAVSGPKGLFVGEALTAVGDCQVTNTEAWRHCILTSMKEPSLGYCLPVQLIGQLNTTPKNWTQPEKGDIDCCNTTSATHLCFLYHTKTSQDTSYACLPARTTTDRPVCKLQSDCYLPGVEVACVYPAVDNQTKLLRIFHGRRPPLLFLGHPLDLFYSVSVSNYVPNTSLVPLNLPYIIETFCKYLISLSGALAILNVVPCYALDGQFICHAFIELTLRSSFPDPEVRGCIFSIIIYFGTILLIINVIFAMWTLLV from the exons ATGCTGAGCTCAGTATGGATCGCCTTGTTATTAGGCTTCTGGTCTACGCTTTATTTGATAGACGTCTTTTTAAAG AGTAAGAAATGGTCATCTCGACAATACCTTCACTTCCTAGACAAGAGTGGCCTGTCAGTATCAGTGTGTCAGCTACGATGGTACTCTTCAATGTTCAATCGATGTTTTTTACGCATGGGACAGTGGAGACCTGGATTTCTGAGGCTATGGTTCACAGCTGGAGTCTTCTTTGCCCTGGTAGCAATGCTTCTATCAGTTTTCCTGTTGTCACTTTTGGCATTTAACACCATCCGACAGAAGCCAGTTGAGCAGCAAGTCTTGACACCAGTG ATGCCTGGTGTGAACTTGCCTGCCAGTCAGGTCTGGTATTACATGCTGACGCTGCTTGTCTGTGGTATTCTGCATGAAGTAGGCcatgctgttgctgctgtaaG AGAACAGGTGCGTGTCAATGGCTTTGGCATTTTTATGATGATTATCTATCCTGGTGCATTTGTGGACCTTTCTTCTGAACACCTGCAGGTGGTATCACCTTTGCGGCAGCTTCGCATCTACTGTGCAGGCGTGTGGCACAACTTTGTCATCGTTATTATTGCCATAATTATTCTTCTGTCTTTGCCTGTCTTGCTGCTGCCAGTCTACTCACAGGGACATGCTGTGGCCATTACTGGTGTGGAGGAG aactcAGCTGTGTCAGGGCCTAAAGGGTTGTTTGTCGGTGAAGCACTTACAGCGGTAGGTGACTGCCAGGTGACTAACACTGAAGCATGGCGCCACTGCATTCTGACCAGCATGAAAGAACCGTCATTAGGATATTGCCTTCCTGTTCAGCTCATTGGCCAACTCAACACTACTCCTAAAA ATTGGACACAGCCAGAAAAAGGGGATATTGACTGCTGCAATACCACAAGTGCTACTCACCTTTGCTTTTTATATCACACAAAAACCAGTCAAGATACA AGCTATGCTTGTCTACCTGCAAGAACAACCACAGATCGACCTGTTTGCAAGCTACAAAGTGACTGTTATTTACCTGGGGTTGAAGTTGCATGTGTCTATCCTGCTGTTGACAACCAGACCAAGTTGCTGCGCATATTTCATGGCCGCCGCCCTCCTTTACTGTTTCTGGGTCACCCACTGGATCTGTTTTATTCAG TGTCAGTGAGCAACTACGTGCCCAACACTTCACTGGTGCCACTAAATCTGCCTTACATCATAGAGACTTTCTGCAA ATATTTGATCTCTCTGTCGGGAGCCCTGGCAATTCTAAATGTAGTACCATGTTATGCACTAGATGGTCAGTTTATCTGTCATGCCTTTATTGAACTGACCCTTCGTTCCTCTTTCCCTGACCCTGAAGTACGAGGCTGCATCTTTTCTATCATCATTTACTTCGGGACTATACTTTTGATCATCAACGTGATATTTGCCATGTGGACTCTCTTGGTATGA